The sequence ACTGGACGTGCGAGTGGCCGAACAGGATGATTGGCTCCGGATAGCGCGAGGCCAGCATGGTCCACACCTGTCGCGAACTGTCGGGCCAGATTCTGCCGCCCAGGGCACGCGGGATTTCTCCGTGCAACAGTCGCAGGATCACGCCGTCTCGCTCCACGGCCCGCGTCTCCTCAAATCCGGCCAGGAACTCACGATTGCGCGCCGATATCTGCTCTCGCGTCCAGTCCAGCCACGCCACGAACAGGCTGTCCGGGTTCCCTTCCATTGTGGGCGCGATCATGTATCGGTCGTGGTTGCCCATCAAGAAGATACCCTTGAGTTGGGCCAGCATGGACAGGGTCTCGTTTGGCTCGGGCCCCACGCCCACGGCGTCGCCGAGGAAGAGTACCTCGTCCCACGTTTTCTCCGCGTCCAGGATGGCTTCCAGGGCTGCTGGCTTGGCGTGAATGTCCGCAATGATGAGCGATTTCATAAGCGTTGACGGTCTGACCTAGGGCTGATGTGGCGCAGGTGGATTGCGTGGATATTATAGCAGGTTCTCGCCGGAAACAAAAAGGCCCGCCGCGGGGCGGATTCCGCCCTACCCATCCGCACCCCGGCCCTCCCCTTGCCTCTCCGCGTGCGGAGAGCTCTAGGGAAGGGTATGGGAATGGTTAGGTGAGGTCAAGCACCCCACGGGTATGAAGCCCCTTGGAGTCCCACCCATCGCGAGGACAGGCGCCAGCAAACCATGATACCGAGCGGCCCACCGCACGGTTGCGCGACGCCGCGCCGCGTTGTATAATTTGCCCAGAACCGTCCGTGAGGGAAGGGCATGGACAATCGCGAGGTCGCCGAAACCCTGGAGCGTATCGCCGACATCCTGGATGTCCTGGGCGAGATCGCCTACAAGGGGATCGCCTACCGCCGCGCCGCCGACCAGATTGCCCACCTGTCGGAGCCCATCACCGAAATCTGGAAGCGCGGCGAGTTGCGCTCCATCCCGGGCGTGGGCGAGGCCATGGAAAAGAAGATCGCCGAACTCCTATCCACGGGCCGCCTGGAATACTACGAGCGACTCAAGGAGAAGGTGCCCA is a genomic window of Chloroflexota bacterium containing:
- a CDS encoding metallophosphoesterase family protein; its protein translation is MKSLIIADIHAKPAALEAILDAEKTWDEVLFLGDAVGVGPEPNETLSMLAQLKGIFLMGNHDRYMIAPTMEGNPDSLFVAWLDWTREQISARNREFLAGFEETRAVERDGVILRLLHGEIPRALGGRIWPDSSRQVWTMLASRYPEPIILFGHSHVQFQLRRAGRRFVNPGSAGEPRLGKPGACYAVLQGGRLTLKAVSYDVERTCRAMDRLPFPKAYIETWKQAFRAAVLPEPHFSHIRDFATLMGKGWR